TATGTTTTCCATAGACATTTGTTGTATGTTCCCGGTCAATCTGTTCTCCTGGAGCAGTTCCTTAGCGTAATTAACCTGAGTCGTCGATAAATCGATTCCCCAGACATCCCCTGCGCCTCTGCTTGCCATGTACAAAAGCGAGTGTCCACTGCCACAGCCTATCTCAAGTACTGTCTTGCCAGCAACATCACCTAGAAGATGCAATTCATCCTCTGTGGGTGCATATGGCCCATATTGCGGCAAAGCATGTATTCCAAAATATTGATCAGCTACTTCATCCCATCCTGCTTTGTTGATCTCAAGCATTTCTTTCTGATCTTGCATGACTTCCCCTCCTATTGGTCTTCTTTAGTGCATCTATTACCCCTGCCTTATGTGATCGACGTTCCGGTTCATCAGATGTCGAACCACCCTACCAGGAGATCATTCATTGCTGGGTTGAAATGCTATATGAAGATAAATGGTACCAACGTGCAAAAAGAAGGAATCGTTCAGGATTTCGGAATTTACGACAGTACCTTTTGTATTACACTGGCCGTAGCCATCCTGCAACCATGCTAATCATTCAGTCATAAATTATCCTTACCTCCTGCTTCAATAACCGCTCAAATTCAGCACCATTAATCATAAAATATGAACTACACTTAAGCTACGGCAAATAGCACAAACCAATGGCTTGCGCTTTTGTTTCTAATTAGCATGCCTACAATATCCTGAATATCAGATAACAATCGCTAAAACTCCGCGCCGTTGATATTTAGCAATTCTTGACTCCCCAGTCGCACAGCTGTTCCAGTGCAGGCAACAGTTTCTCCGCCTTATCCGTAAGACTGTATTCCACTTTTGGCGGCACCTGCCGGTACTCCTTCCGCTCAACCATCCCATCTGCTTCCAGTTCCTTGAGCTGGGCGCTTAAGGTCTTGTACGTAATTGCCCCAAGCTGTCTTTTCATTTCATTGAAGCGAACCGGCTGCTTCTACATCTCCGGCCAATTCTCTCACAATGCAGCAGTTGAATTTGTATGTAGATTAAGCAAGTCAAGTTAAAAAGGCCATCCTTTACAGGATGGCCACATGCATTGCTTCCGCGATAATCAAGAAATCTTCACGGCTTATTCCGAAGTGGCCGGTACGGAAGGGGTAGCCCCAATTCCGCTGGCCACGTGTGAAGGCCAACCGATCAAGTAAGCCCTTGATTCTCGCCTCCTGGCAGGGAACATATTCAATATTCCTACGGTAAGGTACGAACGTCGCGGACATCGCATATTCGTATACACGGTCGTCCATAACCCGGCCAATGGCGGTGAACGCTTGCAGCGGCTCGCCTTCTCCTATCTCCATGCGGGGAGAATAATACACAAGCCAATCCCCAGGGTGCATCCTGCGTAACGGCGCTGCTTTACCACATCTGGGCAAAGCCGCCACTAACGCCCCCCTGCGCGTGGTTCGCTGAGACGACCCCTATCCAATATGAAGGACTTCCATTTTCCGTATCCTCGAATTTACGCAACGTTTCTTTCGTATCCATTACCGAACGCAACTCCTTTTTACTTAAGCTGAATCCAGTATACTAAAACGCTACTGACAGCGGTTTGTCAGTAGCGTTTTAGTGAGGCTTTCGAACAGAACTTCCTTATTATTGAAATATCTTATCCCGTTAGTTTACAGCCTAGCGAGTTCGAAATTGTACCAAGACAGATAAATGCATAAAACTGCCTCTGCAAAGTAGATTATGGAAATTTTAAGATTTCTCCGCATTAGCATACTTACGATATCCTGAATATCGCTCTCTGCTGAGGTGACCAAAAACTCTTCATTCTGATATGCAAACAGCTGAACCAAATTAACTTCAAGCGGCGATTTAATTTTTTTATCGTATTATTCTTCACATGCTCCAAGACTTTACAATGATAAACTTGTTAATATGCCTTATGAGACTTTAGGAGGGAATATAATGAGCAAATACGACGAAGCCATGAAGCTGCTGGAAGAACAAGTGGGGAACAAGGACGGCCTAATCTCTTTGTCCACCATCGCGCTGGAACCGGGGGCCAATGGCACAAGCCGTCCCGCCGCCCGCATTGTGGATGCCTATTATGAGGACGGCGCGTTCTACACCGTCACTTACGCGACCTCAGGCAAGATGCAGCAGATCGCCCAAAACCCCGAAGTCGCCGTATGTATCATCGTCGAGAACTTTACGGCAGATGGTATCGGTGAAAACCTGGGCTGGGTATGTGACGAGAAAAACGCCGGGATGATGACCAAGCTGCGCACAATATTCGCCGATTGGTATAACGAAGCCAATAACGATGAGGACCCTAACACATGCCTGCTGCGCATCCGCCTGACCAAGGGCCTGTGGAATGACGCCCATAAAGGGATCAGAAATGAGATTGATTTTGTCAATAAGACGGCAAATTAAGCGGTCTGTGTCATTTAAAGAAACCTGCGACAGCCACTCCCCCCAATTAGAGCGTCTCGACCAATTTCTTCGAAAATCCCGTGCTATTATCCTCTGTCAGAGTTACAGTTATTTTTGTTATACCTTCAGGGACTTTCCCCATGTCGAAATTAATTTTATGAACTTTTGTATTGCCCACTTTCTCGGATGGTAAAAGAGTAGCTACACCCGTTGTTTA
This genomic interval from Paenibacillus sp. FSL H8-0332 contains the following:
- a CDS encoding pyridoxamine 5'-phosphate oxidase family protein, whose translation is MSKYDEAMKLLEEQVGNKDGLISLSTIALEPGANGTSRPAARIVDAYYEDGAFYTVTYATSGKMQQIAQNPEVAVCIIVENFTADGIGENLGWVCDEKNAGMMTKLRTIFADWYNEANNDEDPNTCLLRIRLTKGLWNDAHKGIRNEIDFVNKTAN